In Zingiber officinale cultivar Zhangliang chromosome 1A, Zo_v1.1, whole genome shotgun sequence, the DNA window GatgactttaattttcttacctagttgaaatTTAACTtcgactttgaaaattttaaatatgtcCAAAGATTGCAACTTCTCATAAATAAAGTACAAATAGTCAAATctggaatagtcatctatgaagctaataaaatatatatgtgtgCTCATTTcaagatgccttagggaatgGTCCACAAATGTCCatatgtattagctccaaaatgTCATTATAATGGCTAACCCCCTTGTTCTTTTTATTAGAGGTCTTCCCCTTAAAACACTCTATGCagacatcaaagtctgacatgtcaagggaatcaaGAATTCCATATAACATTAACCTTTCTAAGCATTGTTTGGATATATATCCTAAATGTCTAGGCCATAACATGAAAGAATTCTCGTAGGTCAATTTATGTTTCATTTATTATGTTGCCAACCGTATgagtaaaggtgttcaatttataaaactTATCAACAAAGGAACCATTGCCAATCAATATTgtataaaaaaatactaaaaaatccctttctaaatgaacaagaataacctgatttgtccaaataagaaattgaaattaaattccataaaaaagatgataaaataaatatactTTCTAAATCCAGAAAGACATTAGTTcttaaacaaagcctaaaaacacTAATCGACTcaactttagccttctttccattttttgtatagatgtatctttcaccatctagcagaagtcggctcctgagacaaccctgcatagtgacacttatgtgagtagtagcaccggtatctatccaccaagtgtcagtgggtacAATAGCTAAATTGATTTCCGAACTAACAAAGTTAAAAAAGTTTACCCTACTTTACACGCCAGTTGACGTAATTGAGACAGTCTTTCTTCAGATGACCTTTcttcttataaaaaaaataaatggattccttatcctgcttcttgtgctccttatgaCTAATGCCTCCAGAATCtatagtttgttttccttttcttttattatctTGCTCGTattttgagaatcagatgtaaagTGATCACTTTCAtatgtctcaatctttagtctctTCTTCTCTTACACGCATTGAGCAATGAGCTCATTCAatatccacttttccttttgagtattatatgatatcttaaaagAAGTAAACCGTACAAGCAAAGACATCAAgacgaaatgcactaacataTTCTTAGACATATATCGAgttttagggtttttaaactTGTCGTTATATTGGGCATCTCCACTCTTATATTTCCTTTACCACTATACCACATGGTTACCAATTttgtaagaagtgtggtagtctcaaTCTTTTCATTTGAGATGAATCGGTCTGCCAATTAGTCAAAGAAACTTCAAGCATCTCCTCTCTCTGTTATTGAGCCATTTATTGGTGCAAGTATGGAAAGTCTCATGATATTCAGACACATGTaatttgatttctcccacaaCTGAAATTCAGCCATCTACTCTATAGTGTTGCACTGGTCAGAGGTGCGGGACaatcattccttaatgcatagtctaaatCCATGCAGCTTAAGACTACAATCacgtattctttccattcagcaAAATTTGAACCAGTTAATGTTAGGATGTTATTAATACTACAGTTACAGATTGTACTGAAATTAAAGagcgaaatttatttaagctcacaATTTAACTAAAGCAAAAAACATGtattatataaaattatacaaataaaattttaaatgcatataaatgagcTCTTTATGATATACCAAATATAACATTACATTTTACTTTATGgactaaaatataatttgttaaCGGTACTCTCGGATATAACTCAACTTTAATTGGTCACACAATGTGCTTTCCTTTAGGCTGACCcattgtgcgcataatatgatattttgtataagttatattttgatctatagctcacaacaaccttaatcaGTCATATAATATGTCTTTCTTTGGGctgacatattttgtgcatgatctgaataaataatattttatttcatagtTGTAAGCTACCATGTGCATATATATCTAGCATAAAAGTAATCTTCCTTTAGATCGATTACTCTTAGCATAAATATACGTCTACCAACAGAAAATGCATTAAACTTACCTAAAGTATCTTCATTTGGGCCAACACATTAGTTTAACTTAGTAACGCGTTATGTAGATAGATTCAAGAAAACTCTAAGaacttaattcaattaaaaattacttaatcaaccttaacaatataaaattagactcattaaccGATTGATACCTTACGATAATCGATTGGTGTGATCCAATTGATTATCCCAATCGATCCGAAAGTATACTATATGTGACTAGCTACGTGACTATATATAGAAACTCTTAACTAAATCTtcctttaaattttataattaaatagtattatttaatactatttaatcTCTTATTCATtgcattaaaatttatttaatgtattttaatttttttataaacattAAACTTGATTTAAAGAAAAACGTTTAATATTTGTACAACACTACTATAGAGGAAAATAATACTTTTCATGTTGAAACAGTGGCATCATTGCTTCGtcgctttttttaaaaaaaaaaaaacaaacaaacaaaacataacatAACAAAAACTAGCGCATtctttatttatcaaaaataaatatcctaattttaaaactataaaaaaatatcaaaaatcatATTATTCTCTTCTTACCTTTTCCATCAACCTTCTAAATCCCACGTTATTTTTTAATACATGAATCTGATATGAAAAAATATCAAACCTAAACTGGGTCTGATATTAGACCATATCATACCTAATGTTGGTTTGATATTTTACATATCAGGCCGAACATACATGATATGAGAAAATATTAGATCCAGTCTGATCTAATATGGAAAATATCATATCCACGCTGGGCCTAATATTGGACCATAGGTATGATATTTTCTATATCAAATTCACAGTGGACATGATATGAAATATATTAGATCTAATGATGGACTTGATATGAGAATATATCATGTCCTTTAACGATGAGAGAGAGAGGATTTAAGAGTTTGATAGGAGGGGTAGGAAgagaataatattatttttgatatatatatattttttgataattttaaaattaggatGCTGTTTTTAGGTAAATAAAAAACATGACCGTTTCTTTGATAAAAAAACCGTTGTTTCATTGAAACAGTTTATTTTTTTAACGAAATATTGTTTCATTGCTGAAACAATGTTTTTTTTTACTGTTTCGTCGGTTTCACGTTGAAATGTTGTTGTTCATGAAACACTAACATTCCAAAAACGATCGATTAACAAAAGTTAatcagaaaaaaaataatttcaattgaTGAAAAATAAATCTAATCGATTCGTAATTGACGTAGTCGTGAGTTTAATGTCGTTAAtcgattaaattttaattatttctatttaaaatttagatttgacAATTGATTATTTGGCTAAAGAAATCAATTGAAGTATCataattttacttaaaattaGATTATGCAACAATGATTTTCGTCATTCTTCGTATTAATCACAGAAACAtgaaaaattcgaaaaacaaacatATCCTAGTTTTCTCTTACATAATTTTtaacaataaaaaattatattatattggaaaacttaaattttattgtCAATAAAAACGATAAAATAGAAActtgtagctctgataccaattgatagaactTGAATTTTCTCCTAACCTTACGAATTCTagaaatgaaataagaactcaaataaagaaaagataaaaacATATGAGTATGGATCTTCATTTCATCGAGAACATAATATAAGaaagtaaatacataaataaaatgACAAAGACCTGATTGAAGAGACATATCTTTGTTCTTAGGAGATCCTAAGGAagaaaaaagtaaaacaaacgGAGAGGATCTTCCAAGGGATTTAGGGGATAACGACTTCGAAAAATTTCTTATTAATGGAGAATAAGAAACTAAGTCAAGATGATTTCTCTAAACCCTTAGGTAACTCTCCTTTATATAAGAATCCAATTCGTTATTAGctcatagataataatagatTAGGCTAACGGATTCTATACATTAAACCCACATCCAATAGCTCGAAACTCAAAATAACCTTCCTTAAGTTAGATCAATTAACATATTTGGGTATCCCAAGTCTCTTAAATCACATGTTAGCCCACCCTAAGGAATATTAAATCCAAcattaattaccttttaaataaagtgttataaagaaaataaataagaacccTTATGAGTTACGAAATAGAAGACAACCCTCGTGACATGATCGCTCACGAAGTTATCATTGCTCGTGAAGCTGCCTTATGCGGCCACATCGCTGCTTGGTAGGACAATAGCGGCTCACAAGGCTGTCATgtcattttattaattatattatattatcatATACACTAAATCAGTATCCTAACTCCATGCCTATCCCATCCATAATGGAATCTCCTTATTGTCATTCAAATTTCCAACAAACAAATAGCTCTATAAAATATATTGATTAGGTCAGCAGCGAGCGCCTTAAGATAAAATACAAATTGAAGACGGAGGAGGGAGGGAGGCTGCTTTATTCCCAAACGACAACTTTCCTTTGTGGGATTATTTGACTTTACCAAAGTGGATCCACTTCAACTTCAACTGAGATGGATGGAAAGAGCCGCTTGGAAACCAGGTGGAGGTTTAAGGACGCATTTTTTTGCTTTCCCTCCTTCAAAATCGTTGAAGCTGTTTAACTTTGCAGAAGCTGACGAAAAGCCGTTGCATGGCTCTTTCTAAGCAGTTGAAGTTGTTTGGTCTGCAAAAGCTGGCGAAAAGGCCAATATCTGGCTGGGCTGCTCCATTTAGAGCTGTAATCGAGTCAAGCTCAAGCCGAAGCCCGATCGAGCTTGACttgaaaacataaattaaaagtcTATTCAAATGGAAATTCAAATCAGGTACATCAAATGACATATTCTAATTACAAACTCTTCCTTAATTTACTCTTCATTTGaaaagtaataataattttaattattaaaatattaaattaatctaaCGAGCCCTCGAACCAATGTTAAATAAACTCGATTCGAATGTTAAACGAGCTGGCTCAAGCTCaactcaaacttgatcaaattcaAATTCGAGTTCGAGTTAAACTTTGACTAAACCGCTCACGAAGGGCTCAACCTATTTACACCCCTAGCTCTATTTATGTATCTTTTCCTTGGAAGTTGTTTCAGCTGTCCAGCTCTGCAGAAACGGGCGAAAACCATGTGCGTTGCAAGTGTTAATATTGTCCTCTTATgccagttcggatcctctgtcccgaatTATCTCTGTCCCCATGTCCCACTACCGATCGGCAAGTGTTAATATTGTCCTCTTATGCCAGTTCGGATCCTTTGTCCCGAATTACCTCTGTCCCCATGTCCCACTaccgatcggacggtccagattacatcttaagacatcatgacatctttaagatgtgtgcaatATTCTTGTGATATGCAATGCATCCTTGAGATGCAATCTCAACCATCCGATCGACAATGAAACATGAGGACAGAGATAATTCGGGACAAAGGATCCGAACTACTCTTATGCAGAAGGCGGCTAAAAGCCTAGTAAACTCCATGAGCGTTGCAAGTGCTCTCCCCCATTTTTATTACTCTACGTACTTTCCCAGACAAGGACATTGCAAAGAGATTAATCGACAAACATAATActtgtataaaaataaaaataaaaagcccTGAGACAATAGTATAGGATAAAATACCAATTTTTGAGACATCAAATAATCAAATTTCAACCTAAATGAATTAACAAATAAATTTCTCTTAATAAATAATTGATCTAAGAAATAATGGATCTAAGAACACTGACGACGAGAACTTCTCAATTTAACTTATAACTAATGAAAAACTTTTAGACCAGACCAATTACCTCAAAATTAGTGTAAACAAAATACCAAATatcaactaaataaaaaataaataaaaagagtaatAGTGACTGCCCTTGCTTTATTCAGGATACTTAGAAGGCCAGGAAAGCTTAAAACTACATCATAAATTTATGTTACAATGGAGATTGGTGAGCAAAAACAAACATAATTCAAAATGCTAAGCATTTTTGTGTTCTATTGCTTTGAACATAAAAGCTCGAACCACATAATGAATACTTACTGCCACACACCGCACACATACGTGATGGTACCTGAATCATGACCGCTCACGGAGATCATTCAACAGTATATAAATGGCATTAACATCTGTGTGAGCATCAAACTGTTATTGTAGCTCAAAAATAAAATTGGACAATGACTGTAATCCAAAATAACAGCATAGAGATCTGTCAATAAGGTTTTACCACTCGATATCTACAATATTTGAGCCAGGAAACCTCCTGTGCCCATGGAGGTCAAAGCTTTAGCTGAAGCTTTCTTCCTGTCGACTGATGGTCATGCTGCCACCGCCAGCCCAGCCTTACTATCACAATTGTGAATCACTGAACAAGCATGATGGAATCATTTAACTTTCAAGTCTATTCGCATTAGGTGGTTAACATAGAAGCTAGAAAAGATCAAAGGATTAATCAATAATAATCGAGATTTATGTAGGTCTTACCATCATGCCAGCCTCGAATGATGTAGAATCATCAATTGTTCTCATCACACTCTCGGGTGCCTTATGGAAAAGCAGGTGCGCCACAGACCGATCAATGGGATTCGTCTCAGTTTCTATGTCCATATATTCGACAGACCTGGCAAAAACAGTAAAACATTTCAGGAAAAAATGTGAATCTGCAGACATGCcttttaaaaggttttagaagGATTATATTGAACAACAACTAGAAATAATTGAGTAGAGTATGTGGGTTGTTacagaagttttttttttaaaaaacaccctaaatattaaataaaagatCATCTTAAAACAGAAGGGATTTATTTTGCCAAGTTTTATTCTTAGATTTAAGTGTACCTGCTTGATGTTCCTGTACCATAAATTCCTGTTCTAAAATCTGCACCTTGAGCATTTGCAGCATCGAATTTGTGTCTCTGTTCTGCACTCCTGGCCAATCGGTATAGGCTGTCTCTTATACAGAGCTTTGTTCTAATATCCAACTGCAGTAAACAAATGTAATTGCATTGAAACATTTGCTTACAACCAACATAGGTAGGACAAAAAAAAGAAGACGAAGTAGTTAACTTGCAACTTATCGATTCTTATTTTAGATAATGTATCAGTGGAAGCCTTCAAGCTCCCACCTTCTATGATGAAGGTGGATTTTGGATCCATGAACTCTGCAATATTCCCAAAGGCCCTTACCAGCTGAGCTACCTAACACCCCCAAGCTTATGATTCATAGATGAATAGGAAAGTTTACACCCACATATTGTGAAATAGGAGATTGGGGAGTTGAACTAGTGATCTGAAAGGATGAGATTTGAGAGATGAATAATTGCAATAGTGAATTCGGGTCCAATGGCAAAGATAAGTTCGGTATAGCTGATCCCAAATAGTAGAACTCGTAACTTTTGTATTGCTTATCACAAGTATAACAAGGGACAAAGTGTGTAAAACAAATAGAGTTGCACAATTGTATAAATAGCAACATACCTGACCTATGGCACCCTGAAGCTGCTGGAATCTGATAATTTTAATAGAAATATCATCTGATAAAACTGAAGCCATGAATGGGCTCTTCCCAACTCCAGAGTCCATATCTGTTCCATGAAGCTCTATGTTCATATTTCCTTGGTCATTGTGAATgttttgtccaaaattatcataGTGTTTCCTAACTGAATTACCCAGATCTGGTGGTCCTATGTGTGGTCTGCCCGCCATTTCTTCCAGTTTCATGACAGAATTATTTAACAAAGGACAGGGTACTTTCCCCATTCCATGGAAAGTGTTATTGCCAACAGGGGCTGAGACTTCAAGTGACGAGGAAATATCTTGTTCACAGTTAGTTATTGTACTGGACGTTGTCCGCAAAAGAAGATCCTGGTACAGAAGTTTGTTGTCCACATGAAAATCAGGATCTAAGGACTGCGTGAAACTTGAAGAATTTGATTTTGCAAAACAATCTTGCTTTGAATGAAGCTGCACAGGATAAGTTGCAAGACCTGTAAAAGAAACATCATATTTCACATTAGCTATTGTTACACATGGAGGATAAAATGCACTACTAAAGTGTGGAAAGATAACCTTTTCCTTTCACATCAGATGAGAATTGTCTATTTAGTTGCTGGGTTTGGATGTTGATCTCTGGCTGCTCAAATAAGAGAGAGACACACAGACAGACAGAGAGACAGAGAGATGTAAGTTAATGTGTATGAAGTTTTAACGTTACTTATGGAGAACATCAATGTTATTTCAATATACTAATTTGATTTTGTGGTAGTTGAAGACTCCATCTTTCCATGATATTTAAAAAGAACTTTCTTTACAACAATCAAACTGATGGCTTGAAGTAAGTTACCATCACAATAGTTTTCAACACAACCTGCTTGCTAAATCGCAGTGATATTATGAACaatgaaatataaataataaacaattAGAACACAGCTTAGGGTTTATCCTATTTACCTCATGTTCATCCAAATTATTTGTGCTAAATGGTGTTAGAGATGATTTATTCTCGTCCTCTCCGCCACCATCATATGCCTTCAAGAACAACATACATAAATTTTAAGAATCAAAATCtctgcaaaaaataaataaatgtagcTACTTCAGTAAGAtatcaaaagaattcatctatAAACCTGTTCTGCGTTTGACTTGAAGGACTGGTGGGTCAAACAAGATTGCTTATGAGTATCAACCTGCGGTGTTTTGCAATCATGCAAGTGTTGGGTGTTTTCACAATATCCTGGTGCTTTCTCCAATTCTTTGAATTCTAAAGTTGAAGATTCAAAGGCTGATGTCAACGTATCTTCTGGACCAAACATATCATTTGAGGAAGACATCCATGATGGTCCATCTGTATTGCTCCATTGTCCAAATGTGGGATCACAATTTCTACAagagaaacaaaataaaatgaaaatgatGGCCACtacatcaaaattaaaacttaaagaaTAGAGTTGTGGTATAAAATACCAATTCTGACCTACCTGAACATTTGATCAACGTCCTCAAAATTGCTGATATCTGACCAATCGTAATACAGAAGATCATTTTCTTGATCATCATTTGCAAAAAAAGTAATTTTGGAGTGGACTGAGCAATTATTCTCAAATGACAATTGGCAAATATTCGTTTCTTCCTTAGCATTCCTACTTGCACTAGGATTGCTTGAGCTGCACAACTTGTTTTGTGAAGCTGTATTGTTTTGTCTGAGATTAGGCCCTTGACAATCCCCTGGCACAGAAAAGGAAAGACCCATAAGTAGAGAGAAGGGTAATCTGAGGGTGGCATGCAATCTTGATGACTATATAAGGGACCAACCTTTCACTATACTGAAGCTTTCATTTTCAAGAGAAGGGCGAATAATTGTCCCTTCTTTTTTCCAAACGGAATCTTGGTTCTTTGGCACTTTGTTCCCTGCATTATTTCCAATATCGGTCTCTGTACTTTGATGTGTAACAATGAAGTTGCCTGGTTCTAGGGGCTCTTCCTCTTGTATGCTACCTCCATCAGACAATCTACAGTTGTTGTTCTCACCAATATTACCAAAAGCAATGTCTTCAATCTGGATAACCAAAGAAACATCTTACATTACCACTATAATTGGACAGCAAAACAAACTTTCTTTAGATAGCAGAAGATAAAACTTGATAACATTTTCCTTGGAGTTAATGTGGATACAAAAGCTACAAGCAGAGTTGCTCTTTATGGTAATGAATCAATCTATCATAAATATAAAGAAAACAAGCTAGTATAGTCAACATAGAAACAGACATTTATGATATTATTAACAACTTTAACATTGCAGATTCCTTCATGGTATTTGTTATTTCTTGTCAAGATAGCAATTCAAAGACTACAGTCACAAGAACATGATTGGTACTCCTGGGTTTACAAGTTCAATAGGCTATGCCTATGTGGCTTCTCCATGCTGGCACCATATGTTCCAAGATCCCAACCCAAGGAGCCAACCTCCTGAGCTGGGTCAGTACATCAACATCTATAGGCTGACCTCCTGAGTTCTCAAGCTTTCTGGTCCGAGCTCTCCAATATGAGCTCTCTAGTCCCAGCTCTAACTCGAGTTCTCGAGCTCCTGAGTTCCCAAGCTCTTGATGTTCTCCACATGGCTAATCCTAGGAATGGTCTCCCATCCCACTTGCTCTTGGTCTTACAAGCCATACCTGTACATGGCCCACGTGCCGCTTATTCCTGGAGTCCTACGCCATACATAAACATGGTGCCTTGCAATTGCAAATCATACTTAGGCATGGCGCATTGAAGTTACAGGTGACATGTGGGTATGGCCTTCCACCAACCTACACCTATAAATAGTCGATATATCCACTGGAAAAAGGGGTTCGTAATCTCACCCTCCTGCATGACTTAAGTATCAAAAGAGCTTTACCGGACAACTCTGGTACCCTTTGACGCTCTTTCTAGTGTGTGCAAGTTGGACCTCTCCGACTTTGGTTGGACAACCTCCAACTCAGCAGCCTCAACATCTTCTAGCCTTCACTTCATCATGGTGTAGTTCAGCATCCAACCTCAGATTTCAATCGCATCAATGAACTTATGATGTTAAAAGTCTCAATATTATACATATAATTTTTCCATGCCCTTGTGGAAACAGGAATACAGAAAAATAGATAACATTATAAAAAACAAGATGAAAACTTCAATTTGTGAATTTTCTATTGGTCGTTTCATAAAAAAATAGCAAATTTTCAACCAAAGGAGAATACTTATGTTCAGACAAATTTACAAAGAAACAAGAAATGACTATTGCCACAGAGATCAAAGAGAAGCATAAACATGAGCTCAAAACAAATGATTGCTGATGTAGATGGAAGAAAATTAATATCAAAGTATGCAACTAGCTACTAGTATTGCATATTATCGGTTTACATCCAACGTCCAATGAATTGAAATCATCAagattcaaacaaaaaagatgtGTTTCTTGAATTGCTTGGCCCCAACACTTCTCCTGCCACAGACAGTTTGTTTTCAGACTGGAAGTGAAACCCAATCAATACCCTGCCCTCAGCCAGGATACCATGTTCTCAATGATTGTAACACATAAGAAGAGTTGTTCGTTAGTTTTATTTATTCATGAATCAGGAGTAACAGGGAGGCCACCATCAACTTCCTGGAAacgtgttttctttttttttttctttttttttttgaaatttctacAAATTAAATTTGacctttcaaaaattaaattctaaattttggcAATTAACTACTCAATAAATACAGTCCCTCCAACCTCATAATCTAAGATCCTTTTCCGTCACATACATGTTGATAAATCGTAAGAAAACAGTAGACCTAATGGTAGGACAGAAAGAATCGGTCAAAAACGAAATAAGAATAGTATATTGAAAGAAAACCACGAGAAATACACAAGACACCCTaaataaaaaagaagaagaaaagaaatagcAAGTGAAAGAAAATATACCGCGGTTCGGTTCCAATCTGCCATCTTCAGCTGGGATGGAAACACAAGCCTTTCCTGAGGGGAAAAATTAAGCAGCACTTCAACAAGGCGGTATTATTTTTCCAAATAATAAAAACTCAGACAAAGTGTCCAACCGAATCTTCGGGAAATCAAGCTCAAACTGGGCAAGACTCGAGAGAACCAGAAACAAGCAACCAAGAGTACCTGAAGAAAAGGGCTCCAGAGCACCCCTTACCCTAGATCCACAGAAATCCCCTTGTCTCCTCGCCTCCTCGTTCTGctatctctttctctctctctcgctctctGGAGAGTTCCTCCGGTCGCTTCCTTCCCGATCTGACTGCGAACGAATTCTCTCTTTATCGTGCGAAGATTTAGGAGAGGGAAAAAAATTGTGGTGGCTTTTCTTCTCCTGCTTTATAACAAGAAATTACACTCCTAGCAGGAGGGCGGGCAGTTGGGACCCGCCGCCGGACGCGTGGCAGCACCAGGCGGAACGATGCGGGGCCCGCCGAGTCTCAACTCGTGGCTGAGACGAAGCGCGCGAGATACGATCCATTCCCCGTTGCCCACCGGTGCATGCACCCAGGCAACTGCACTCCGCACCGCCGCGTGCCGGTGTGGTTCCCCATCTGCGGAAGCACAGAAGCAGCTCCGCCCTCATTACCGCCACGTGCCCGTGCATCACCCCCAGCCGCCCACCGTAACGGGGCTCTGTTCCCGTTACGTTACGAGCGGCTAAGCGATATGAGACAGAAAGGCCGGCTCGGCCTACTAATTAGGCCCCAATTAACTAACTTTGCAGCGAGAGTTGGGTGGGAGATTTCATTTAAGGGGGGACCTGTTTACCTAATTGGAAGATATAGAGGGGTTTACTCTCCCCTCCGTCTTCCTCTCTCTAATCCTCTCACGTCACCTCTGGTAAACACAGACGGTCTTTAGCCATGTTATGCCGCTTTTAGTGCTTACTTTTGAGATATTGTCATCTAATCATCAAATGGAGATAGATGTTGcttctattttcattttcatgaGAGATATCTAGTATAGACTCCACGTGTTGACATAGATGATTCATACAAGGGTCTAAGATAAATTCTCAATGGATATAAAATATCAGATTAATTTTTTTACTCTCTGTATATGCTATTGTTAAGAGATAAAATTCCTCATAATTTATTCCTTTTTAGAAAATATGAAATCACTTTAAAAGGATCGCCAAGATGATGATAGCACATATCTAATACTTCTAAATCTAATGAAAGGTTCTAGAATGATTCATTTTCTCATTTTCAGGCTAAATATTTATCAATACAAATTTTAATGGTTTAGAATTTAACATTATCAACCATATCATTATTAATGGATATTCAATTATCTCAATTATTTCGCGCCTTCATGATTTATTTCTCTTTTAGATAATGAAGAATAATTTTAGAAGAGCTACCGCGATGACAATTTTACTTTTACTGTCAGTTATTAATGAATCAAAATGATGTATCAAATGCCTTAGCAAAGTATGTTGTGGTATGTAGttcatgtttaattaattttataaatattttatattctcattttatttttaagatccTTTTATGCAAAGGGTAAAATGAAGCAAATTTTCTTTCTGATATCTTTTATTCTACACTCTATTTTCACGGATAATCACAACCATCATTTGTCGCCAGTAAAAAtcgtaaaatatttttattattttataataatataaattatattctttataaaaaataataaatatcaaataaaaaaaatataatcctCTTTATAATCAAAATTACATG includes these proteins:
- the LOC122038339 gene encoding protein LNK1-like isoform X1; this encodes MADWNRTAIEDIAFGNIGENNNCRLSDGGSIQEEEPLEPGNFIVTHQSTETDIGNNAGNKVPKNQDSVWKKEGTIIRPSLENESFSIVKGDCQGPNLRQNNTASQNKLCSSSNPSASRNAKEETNICQLSFENNCSVHSKITFFANDDQENDLLYYDWSDISNFEDVDQMFRNCDPTFGQWSNTDGPSWMSSSNDMFGPEDTLTSAFESSTLEFKELEKAPGYCENTQHLHDCKTPQVDTHKQSCLTHQSFKSNAEQAYDGGGEDENKSSLTPFSTNNLDEHEPEINIQTQQLNRQFSSDVKGKGLATYPVQLHSKQDCFAKSNSSSFTQSLDPDFHVDNKLLYQDLLLRTTSSTITNCEQDISSSLEVSAPVGNNTFHGMGKVPCPLLNNSVMKLEEMAGRPHIGPPDLGNSVRKHYDNFGQNIHNDQGNMNIELHGTDMDSGVGKSPFMASVLSDDISIKIIRFQQLQGAIGQLDIRTKLCIRDSLYRLARSAEQRHKFDAANAQGADFRTGIYGTGTSSRSVEYMDIETETNPIDRSVAHLLFHKAPESVMRTIDDSTSFEAGMM
- the LOC122038339 gene encoding uncharacterized protein LOC122038339 isoform X2, whose amino-acid sequence is MADWNRTAIEDIAFGNIGENNNCRLSDGGSIQEEEPLEPGNFIVTHQSTETDIGNNAGNKVPKNQDSVWKKEGTIIRPSLENESFSIVKGDCQGPNLRQNNTASQNKLCSSSNPSASRNAKEETNICQLSFENNCSVHSKITFFANDDQENDLLYYDWSDISNFEDVDQMFRNCDPTFGQWSNTDGPSWMSSSNDMFGPEDTLTSAFESSTLEFKELEKAPGYCENTQHLHDCKTPQVDTHKQSCLTHQSFKSNAEQAYDGGGEDENKSSLTPFSTNNLDEHEPEINIQTQQLNRQFSSDVKGKGLATYPVQLHSKQDCFAKSNSSSFTQSLDPDFHVDNKLLYQDLLLRTTSSTITNCEQDISSSLEVSAPVGNNTFHGMGKVPCPLLNNSVMKLEEMAGRPHIGPPDLDMDSGVGKSPFMASVLSDDISIKIIRFQQLQGAIGQLDIRTKLCIRDSLYRLARSAEQRHKFDAANAQGADFRTGIYGTGTSSRSVEYMDIETETNPIDRSVAHLLFHKAPESVMRTIDDSTSFEAGMM